The following proteins come from a genomic window of Malus sylvestris chromosome 4, drMalSylv7.2, whole genome shotgun sequence:
- the LOC126619626 gene encoding disease resistance protein RGA2-like yields the protein MEAVKAFEVHTFPVEGILNKLALLAAQEFSLFRGFRKELAKFRQSIRAIQEFLGDVTNQPQQDRGMAVRDWLKKLEEVARDADNVFDEINYEDVRSKAELQNQVKKKVLNFLSRSNPILFRQQMAHKIKNINATLADLKSEASFIGLVARRIDSTLSPQGMGNRETVSSFDHDEKIFGREEIVSGIIATLIDSNNQEKYLSVMVIVGMAGLGKTTLAKSIYNDNRYIDKHFETKIWVCVSTTFDVNSILRRILELLNSTNTGLTSQEALLQNLQKELMGKRYILVLDDVWNEDDMLWSNLMSCLSKLNSAHGSVMIVTTRSVKVASITETLPRCDLVNLSVEDCWSILKGEAFPYGCAPLAASIHERIGRAIAEKCAGVPLVAKVLGSMMRSRNSANEWLVIQESKIWELPEGEDRIMSILKLSFDSLKSPYLKQCFACCSMLEKDFEIERDDLVQLWMAQGLLHSHANLEMEDIGNEYFDSLLENSFFQDVIKDGDGFIIRCKMHDLVHDLAELVSKYDGEDKLKIQSKTEISSLIPKSLEKNAEKVSSLFSHSGIPGNILSRFKGLRVLKLSKTYALELPSSIGELRHLRYLDISNTHFRALPRSVGKLYNLQTLRMYDTKQLRIFPRELENLINLRHVYFDKYMEVIPFGIRSCTLLQRLPSFTLDRARTRGIDELGGLNQLKGNLTLRCLEYVRDKEEAKKSNLVGKAYIRGLTFEWGNCGRGRNEHDDDVLEGLQLHPKLEILRIENFMGTKFASWMISGLLPQNLQEVLLYDCRECEQVPTLGHLPHLRHVVFHSMHKLKCVGAEFYGYNFVSSGATTTTRNETVRRVILFPALKTLQMIDCPVLVEWNEAVVAMPTNEKVELVVFPCLEKLTLVSCMELRTAPGHFPSLQKLDVYNVDNFMAIENISSQLTALTSLRLEYLQELTSLPVGILEKNQKLLIRGCPNLTSIPISRSPSLVEYHSSLQELSIVDCPKLRCISIHSLTTLRKLAIERCSLESTNLQSGLEELSLYGCTSLCELRIEECNGFTSILSGLQSCTSLRSFFISKCQSLKHLGRQYPVSLEHLVISRCPNLRAIPSLDNLTSLRYLEIEKCDAITSLPSELSSCISLSHFLVKFCDKIKSMADQDVSSLQSLSCLVIYECLKLQYLPRGLHSLHGLKEMTIGKFWKLDSFPDFEVPSSQIQSLTISGWRKLKSLPDQIQHFTTLTSLEIRSFGRVESLPEWLGDLTSLTQLRIKRCKNLMYFPTVEAMQRITKLHVLEIDACPHLKEACAEESGREWPKISRIPHKRFH from the exons ATGGAGGCTGTTAAGGCGTTCGAAGTTCATACTTTTCCTGTGGAGGGAATACTGAACAAGTTAGCTTTACTTGCTGCTCAAGAATTCAGTCTTTTCCGGGGATTCAGAAAAGAACTAGCAAAGTTTCGTCAATCAATACGTGCGATTCAAGAGTTCTTAGGCGATGTCACAAACCAACCACAGCAGGATCGGGGCATGGCAGTCAGAGACTGGTTGAAGAAACTTGAAGAGGTGGCTCGTGACGCTGACAATGTCTTCGACGAAATCAATTACGAAGATGTCCGGAGCAAAGCAGAATTGCAAAACCAAGTCAAGAAAAAGGTACTCAACTTCCTTTCACGCTCAAACCCTATCTTATTTCGTCAACAAATGGCACACAAAATAAAGAACATCAATGCAACTCTAGCGGATCTCAAGAGCGAGGCATCTTTCATTGGCTTAGTTGCAAGAAGAATAGATTCTACATTATCCCCACAAGGCATGGGGAACAGGGAAACCGTCTCAAGCTTTGATCATGATGAAAAGATCTTCGGTAGGGAGGAGATTGTGTCTGGTATAATCGCAACCTTGATAGACTCCAACAATCAGGAAAAATACCTTTCGGTTATGGTGATTGTGGGAATGGCAGGGCTCGGAAAGACAACTTTGGCTAAATCAATATACAATGACAACCGTTACATTGACAAACATTTTGAAACCAAAATTTGGGTGTGTGTATCTACCACTTTCGACGTTAATTCAATTTTGAGACGGATTTTGGAATTACTTAACTCAACAAATACTGGACTAACAAGTCAGGAGGCATTGCTTCAAAACCTCCAAAAAGAGTTGATGGGGAAGAGATATATTCTCGTACTAGATGATGTGTGGAATGAAGATGATATGTTATGGAGCAATTTGATGAGttgtttgtcaaaactcaaTTCTGCTCATGGAAGTGTCATGATTGTTACTACTCGCAGTGTCAAAGTTGCATCAATCACAGAAACACTTCCGAGGTGTGACTTGGTGAATTTATCAGTAGAGGATTGTTGGTCCATATTAAAAGGTGAAGCTTTTCCATACGGATGTGCTCCTTTAGCAGCTTCAATTCATGAGAGAATTGGAAGGGCGATTGCTGAAAAGTGTGCTGGTGTACCATTGGTGGCAAAG GTTTTGGGAAGCATGATGCGATCTAGAAATAGTGCAAATGAATGGTTAGTAATTCAAGAAAGTAAAATATGGGAATTACCTGAAGGAGAGGATAGAATCATGTCAATTTTGAAGTTGAGTTTTGACAGTTTGAAATCACCATATTTGAAACAATGTTTTGCGTGTTGCTCAATGTTGGAAAaagattttgaaattgaaagAGATGATTTAGTTCAACTCTGGATGGCTCAAGGATTGCTCCACTCTCATGCTAATCTAGAGATGGAGGATATTGGTAATGAATATTTTGATAGTCTGTTGGAAAACTCATTTTTCCAAGATGTTATAAAGGATGGCGATGGCTTTATTATCAGATGCAAGATGCATGATCTTGTGCATGATCTCGCAGAACTAGTGTCAAAATATGATGGGGAAGATAAACTTAAAATTCAAAGCAAGACAGAGATATCGTCTCTAATACCAAAAAGTTTAGAAAAAAATGCTGAGAAAGTGtcctctctattttcacacagtgGAATCCCCGGTAACATCTTGTCAAGATTTAAGGGTTTACGTGTGTTAAAATTGTCCAAAACTTATGCTTTGGAGTTGCCCAGTTCAATTGGAGAGCTAAGACACCTGAGATATCTAGACATTTCCAATACACATTTCCGAGCACTTCCTAGGTCTGTTGGGAAGCTCTATAACCTACAGACGTTGAGAATGTATGATACAAAACAACTTCGAATATTTCCAAGGGAGCTAGAAAATTTGATAAACTTGAGACATGTTTATTTCGATAAATATATGGAAGTTATTCCATTTGGGATTAGAAGCTGCACTCTACTGCAGAGACTACCTTCCTTTACTCTGGATAGGGCTAGAACTCGTGGAATTGATGAGCTAGGTGGCTTAAACCAATTGAAAGGAAATCTAACACTTAGATGTTTGGAATATGTGAGGGACAAAGAGGAagcaaaaaaatcaaatttagtGGGGAAAGCATACATACGAGGGTTGACATTTGAATGGGGGAATTGTGGCAGGGGAAGAAATGAACACGACGATGATGTACTGGAAGGTCTCCAACTGCACCCCAAGTTAGAAATCTTAAGGATTGAGAACTTCATGGGTACAAAATTTGCGTCATGGATGATAAGTGGTCTGTTGCCCCAAAATTTGCAAGAGGTTTTGTTATATGATTGCAGAGAATGTGAACAAGTCCCAACACTCGGTCATTTGCCACATCTTAGACATGTTGTGTTCCACAGTATGCATAAGCTTAAATGTGTGGGAGCCGAGTTTTATGGTTATAACTTTGTTAGTAGTGGAGCTACAACGACGACAAGGAATGAGACAGTGAGGAGGGTGATTTTGTTTCCAGCATTGAAAACCTTGCAAATGATTGATTGTCCAGTTCTAGTTGAATGGAATGAAGCAGTTGTTGCGATGCCAACAAATGAGAAAGTGGAGCTAGTAGTGTTTCCCTGCCTTGAGAAGTTGACTCTCGTGTCTTGCATGGAACTGCGAACTGCTCCAGGACACTTTCCATCTCTCCAAAAGTTGGATGTGTATAACGTTGACAACTTCATGGCAATAGAAAATATAAGCAGTCAACTAACCGCTCTCACTTCCCTTAGATTAGAATATCTCCAGGAGCTTACTTCTCTGCCAGTAGGGATATTGGAAAAGAACCAGAAGTTGCTAATAAGGGGTTGCCCTAATCTAACATCCATTCCAATTTCACGGTCACCGTCCCTGGTTGAATACCATTCATCTCTGCAGGAGTTGAGCATAGTTGATTGTCCAAAGCTAAGATGCATTTCAATACACAGTCTGACCACCCTCCGCAAATTGGCTATTGAAAGATGTTCTCTTGAGTCAACAAATCTTCAGAGTGGACTGGAGGAGTTGTCCTTATACGGCTGCACATCCCTCTGTGAACTGAGAATTGAAGAATGCAATGGATTCACAAGTATACTGAGTGGGCTACAATCTTGTACTTCTCTTCGCTCATTCTTTATCTCCAAATGTCAAAGTCTGAAGCATTTAGGGCGACAATACCCCGTCTCTCTTGAGCACCTGGTTATATCTCGTTGCCCTAATCTACGGGCTATTCCAAGTTTAGACAACCTCACATCCCTGCGTTATTTGGAGATTGAAAAATGTGATGCAATAACAAGTCTGCCTAGTGAACTATCATCATGCATATCTCTTAGCCATTTTTTGGTCAAGTTTTGCGACAAAATAAAATCTATGGCAGATCAAGATGTATCTAGCTTGCAGTCTCTTTCATGTTTGGTAATATACGAGTGTTTGAAATTACAATATTTGCCGAGGGGCCTCCATTCTCTGCATGGTTTGAAAGAGATGACAATCGGTAAGTTCTGGAAGCTGGACTCTTTTCCTGATTTTGAGGTTCCATCGTCACAAATCCAAAGCTTAACGATCTCAGGGTGGCGTAAGCTCAAGTCTCTACCTGATCAAATTCAACACTTCACTACTTTAACGTCTTTGGAGATAAGATCATTCGGCAGAGTGGAGTCTTTGCCGGAGTGGTTGGGTGACCTTACATCTCTTACCCAACTGCGTATTAAGAGGTGCAAGAATCTCATGTATTTTCCTACAGTGGAAGCTATGCAACGGATCACCAAGCTACATGTGCTAGAGATTGATGCATGTCCCCATCTAAAGGAAGCATGCGCTGAGGAGAGCGGCCGTGAATGGCCTAAGATTTCCCGCATCCCACATAAACGAT TTCACTGA